A region of the bacterium genome:
GTGCAGATCGAGGAGAGTTCTGCGCCGCTCGAAGAGAAGCGTGACGTGAAACTGAAGATCGACACGGACGCGTTCCTTCCGGAGAGCTATCTGCCGGAAGGCGGATTGCGGTTGAACATCTATCGCGAGCTTGCACGGGCGAAGGAGTTTGCGAAGGTGGACGACATGGCGCGCGAAGTGGAGGATCGCTTTGGCAAGCTGCCGGAGGCCGCGCGGAATTTGTTTGATATGGTGCGCGTTCGCATTCTTGCCGAGAAGGCGGGAGTGGACGAAGTCAGTTTGTATGCGCAGCAGCTGGAGCTTGTGTTTGCGGCGGATCGCGCGGGGCGCGACAAGATGCTGACGCTGGTTTCGCGGAGCGAGGGATTTCCGATCGAGTTTGACGCGACGCGTGGAGTGACCGTGAAATTATCGATGAAGAGTATGGCGACGTGGGAAGAGCGGCTGACTTATGCGGAAGAGTATCTTGCCGCAGTGGCTGGCGAAGAGTTAATGACCGCATAATGCCGGAGGGACTTGTTGTGCTACAACGCGGAATATGGTTGCTATTATTGATGCCATTATCGGCGATTGCGATGGTGCAGGAGACGGGAACGCTGACGGGATTTCTGATGGGATCTTGCTCGACGTGCGCGTACGACAACTGGCAGTCGCACGTGTCGGAGAAGATCGCGCGGCCCGGGTATAACGATTACGGACCGGATCATCTCGATCCGCAAACGAACGGATTCGGCGGCTTTCAGTATATTCGCACGGGTGCCGCAGGCGACTCGACGCTGGCCCGTTGGCGTGCAGTGTTTCAACACTCGCTTGCGGGCAATTGGGCGATCGTGGATTCGTTGCTGCAGCGGCAGGATTCTCTGTGGAACTATGAGTTGGTGGAATTTTTCGATTCGGACAGTCTACGTGACTATTATATTATTCGCGAGCGACTCGACTCTTCATTTGTGGACCTGAACGGGGACACGCTTCCTGAAAACGATGTGATTGGTGGGTTTCGGACGGGCTGGGGCGTGTTTGTGTTCAACCCTGAGCCGCGACATCCGACGGCGGTGCTGCAGATGCCGCATCCGGAGGATGATTTCATGTCGATACCTGTGGGGATTCAGTTATATCAACAGGCGGAACTTGGGATTCTGATGATCGCGGGCGCGGGCCGCGAAGTGATGTGGGATACGACGAGGACGACTTATAACAACGCGTTGTCCTATTCGGATCCGTCGCGCAACGGGCGGCATCCGTTTGCAGAGTTATCGAGAGTGGTGACGGACGCGTGGAACGCTCCGCCGGTGAATCCTCTGGTGATTATTCAATTACATTCCTACGATCATGCGACGCACCTTCCGCTACCGGACGTGCAGGTGAGCGCATATCACGACGACTCGCGGCCCAATCCTCCGCTGCGCGATCTTGCCTATCATCGCGACTTGATTCACGCGCTGCCGTTGTATCCGATGACGGGAGCGGACGGCGACTCGACGCTGCTTGCGCTCATCGATGCCTACATCGGTTTGTACAGCAATCCGGAGTATTCGTATTACGGAGTGGATACAACGATACTGATACGTTCGATCAATGATTTGTTGGGCGCACCGGACAACGTGCAGGCGGTGTATTGTCATATCGGGCAGGATGTCACGCGGCACACGGAGAATTTTCTGCATATCGAGCTTGACGAATATCCGGACGCGCTGTGGCTTCCGCCGGACTGGGTGCGTTGGCTGCCGGGCACGCCGCCATCGGACTGGAGCACGTTTGTGCACGGGTTGGAGTATTATCAGCCGTTTGTCAAGGCGATCGATTCCGCGCTGACGTGGCACGCGATCCCGGATACGCTCGCGCCGGAGTATTGCGAAGTGACGGATGTTTACTCATACGGCGACGGCAGGGTGCGCGTCTACTGGAGTCCTCCGGCGCTGGATACGCACTTTGACACGTATCAGGTATTTTTCGACACGAATACTGTCACGCTCGCATCTCCGAATCGCACGCGCGCCAATCAGGGGTTTTCGTCGCTCGGTGATATGTTCACGTCGTCGGTAACACTTGGGAGTTTTGCGGCGCCGGTCTGGCGATACCAATTCGCGATCCGCGCGATTGACGTGCTCGGGCAGGCGTCGGCGCTGTCGCCCGCGATGGGGATAACGGACGGCGCGCTGACGGATGTCTGCATCGTAGCTGACGGCGATTCGCTCCGGTTATTCTGGACGGGCATTCCCATTGATTCACTCTACGAAATTCACGAGCACCTTCAGGAGAACGTGGACTATTTTCTGATCGGCACAACAGCAGACACGACGTTTTCGTTTCGACCGATCGGATTCGACGGATTGGTGTATCGTTACATGGTCAAGAGGATCGTGCGGTAAGGTTGAGGAGGAGAACATGAGCAAGCAGTGGCAGAAGCGCGTGGAGCGATTCAAGCAGATTCGCAGCGGCGGCAACGATCTATTTCCTGAAGCAGTTAAGAGTCCGGCGACACTGCCGCTTCCGGAAAAGCGACCCATGTCGAAGCGGTTCAGCTTAAAGAAGCTGATAAAACGCTTGCCCCGCGAAGGAGATATGTTTCCGCAGTCAATTCAGAAGAAAGAACTGCTGGATGCGGTGGATCGTGTGTTGCTTCGTCAAAAAGGCTGGATCACTCGCTTAGAGTATTTGCGAGAATGTGCGCACGAGATCGGAGCCCATTATCCGGACATTGCGGCGATGATACTGGAGCGTGCGGGCTATTCTATTTGGCGCCTGCCGCTAAGAAACGCCACAAGAATCTGGCAGCGCAACTACACAGACGCCGCAGAATATTGGCAGAAAGCAGGAAACCCTGAGGAGCGGGAGGATACGCTGCTGCGCGCGACGGTATTGACACTGAAAGAGAATCGCGAACAAGCCTCATGGGGGAAACGGAGTGCAACTAAGCTCGGTCCACTGTGGTTTCTTGCGAAGACGTACTACGACGAAGAGAATTTGGAGAAGGAATACGGCGTGCTATCGCGCATAGTCGATATTTGTCTCGAATATGAGGATTATGTAGAGGCAGCAGGAGCGCTCGCGAGTCTCGCGTCTTGGCACTTTAGAAAAGGCAATTGGAATAAGGCGTACAAGACTGGCAACCAAGTTGTGGATATCTACGAGCAGGCAAGTGATAAGTCATTGCTCGATCCCATGTATGAGGCCGACGCTAACTTCCTGATGGCATTGAGCATTCTGTACGACGACACCAGTTGCTGCGTTCACGGCTTTTACGTGGCCATTGATCACTTGAAACGCGCGCAGGAGATTAAGCAGAACTCTGGCGACTATGAAGATCATGAGATGGATGATATACATAGATATCTTGCGATTGCGTGGGGGATGATGTCAGAAGTTCTGCTGACGCTGTACTACAAGTATGGAAGCGGGTTTGATCTCAAGGAGGCAAAAACCGCAGCGCTGAGTTGCCTGAAAAATCTGGAAGCAATGCAAGAAATGCTGGTTTCATCCTTTGGCAGAATATACGCGATGCTCAGCACGATTTATACGTTGCTGGGAGAGCTCGAGCGAGCCGAGGATTATCGGAACAAAGCCATGACGCTGGGATATGATTTGTCGGAAGAGTAGCAAACCACGCACATGGACATCTTAACCGCCGCCACCCCCGAGCAACTGCGCCGCGTTTTTCCGGTGATGCGCGAGCTGCGGCCGCACCTGAGCGAGGAGAACTTTGTCGAACAGGTTCAGCGTCAGGCACAGGCTCACGGCTACATCCTTATATATGTGGAGGACGCGCAGGGGGAGCCGTGCGCGGCGGCGGGGTACCGTCCGACGGAGATGTTACATTGGGGAAAAGTTTTGTATATTGACGATTTGGTGACCGCCGAGCAAGCGCGTGAGCGCGGCGCGGCTGGCCATTTGTTCAATTATATTGTCGAGCTTGCCCGCACGCAAAACTGCGACGCAGTTCATCTGGACAGCGGCACACACTCGGGGCGCTGGGCTGCACACCGCTTTTACCACAAACGCGGCATGAGCATCACCAGCTATCACTTCGTACTGAATCTTAAAACAAAATAGACCGACAAGGAGCAACCGTGCAACGATTGATGACCGCACTAAGTTTGCTGGCCATACTGTTGGCAGCGGGCTGCGGTTCCAAAGAGCCTTACGTCGCAAAAGTGGGCAACTCGATTATCAGCGAGGACAGCTACCGCAAAGCGATGACCACACAGTTCCGCAGCGACGAGAACATTCAGCAGCGCACGCTGGATGAACGCAAGAAAGTCGCACGCGACATGGCACTGGAGGAGGCGAAGTATCTCGAAGGACTCGCGCGGAAATACGATCAGAACACCGAGATCGCGCAGAACGTTGAGAACACGGCGCGCCGCAAGGCGCTGGATCTGCTCTATCAGGAGAAAGTCATTAACGAGGTGATCAGCGAGGCATCGCTGCGGGAGTATTACAACAACTCCGCGAAGGAAGTGAGCGCGCGTCACATTCTGGTGAAGAAATCGGCGGCGGACACGAGCGAGGCAGATCGACAGCGGTTGAAGGGCCGGATAGATTCCATTAAGACGGCGATCAACGGCGGCCTCAGTTTCAAAGAAGCCGCTGCGCTGTTAAGCGAAGATGCGACGACCGCGCGCGACTCCGGAGATCTTGGCTGGTTTCCGTGGGGCAGGATGGTGGACGAATTCCAGAAGGCGGCATGGGCCGCGAAGCCGAACGAATTGGCTGGTCCGGTGGAGTCACCGTTCGGCTGGCATTTGATTTGGGTGGACTCGACTCGCGAAGTGCAGGGACGTCCGCCGTTTGAGAAGATGAAGGACGATCTGATGCTGCGCATGCGCGAAGCAGAAGGACAAAAGCTAAGCGATCGCGCGCGCGACTATGTGAACAAGCTGCACGACGAATACAAGCTCGTGATAGACGAATCGACGACCAAGGACTTTGTGACCAAGCTGCAGGATCCGCAGATGAGTCTGAACAAGGAACTCGGGCCGATGTTCACGCAGGAGGAAAAGGATCGCGTCGCGGCGACGCACAAGCTCGGCAAGGTGACAGTCAACGACATGATTGAGAAGGTTGGCGGGAATGCCTATCGGGTGGACTGGAAGAATCCGCAGTCGGTCAAAGATCTCATCCACGCGATAGTGGAGCCGGCATTCCTTGAAGACGTGGCGGAGAAGGAAGGCTTTACGAAGCGCGCGAAGAACGATCCTGACGTGAAGGCACAGCAGCGGTCGGCAATCATCCGGCTGGTGGACAAGGTTGAGATCGCGGACAAACTCGATCAGAGCGAGGACGCGGATCGCGCCTATTACGAGCGCAACTTACAGGATTTCGTGCAGCCGGAGACGCGCACGATACGGGAAATCTTCATCAAGGAAGACAGCACAAAAGCGGCACGCGTGCTCGCGCGCGCCAAGCAGGGCGAAGATTTTCAGAAGCTCGCCTGGCAATTCAACGAGAAGGAATCCACGAAGCGCGACAGTGGCCGCATCGGACCATTTGAAGAGAAGCGGTTCGGGTTGATCGGCAGCGCGGCATTCAGACTTTCGAAACCGGGCGAGATATCAGACCTCGTGAAAATCGGCAAGAATTTCTCGATCGTGCAGTTAATAGATGTGTTTCCGTCGCGCACGAAGACGTGGGAGGAAGCGAAATCTGACGCCCGCCGTGAAAACCGCGTCGCACGGACCAAAACATTGACGGAAGAGCTTGAAAAGATGCTGCTGGCACGTTACCCGATAACTGTGGACGAGGAGAAACTCGCCGCAATGTGGCCGCTGCCTGCGGAACGAAAGGAGCGCGCAGCGCGTGATCAATAGGGTTCTGCTGATGGCGGCATTCGTGCTGCTATCAGTCGGCTGCACGCCGTCGGAGCAGAGCGATGTGATAGCGGAAGTAGGCAGCCGCAGATTAACTCGCGCGGAGTTTGAGTTCTGGGCGGAGAAGCCTTACGAGAAGGCGAGCGAAGCGGAGCGCATCGCAGTGGTTTCCGAGTGGGTGGATTTGTCGATGTTGGAGCAAGCGGCGGAAGCCGCAGGATTACTTGACGATCCCGTTGTACAGCAGAGGTCGCGCAAGATGCTGGCGAATTACTATCGGGCGACGCTGTTGGCACGCGAGCCGCAGCCTGAAATAAATGATTCGCTGATTACGGCTTACTATAAAGAGCACGAGGGCGAATTCAAGCGCCCAAGCGACAGCTATTTGATTGAAGGATTCTGGTGTGAATCAGAGGATTCGCTCAAGGTCTTTCGCCGCGCGTTGGAGAAGGCGGACACGTCGCAATTGCGTTCGGGGTTTGTCATCTGGGAAGGGAAATGGCTGGCGGAGACGTCGGAGCTTGAAGACAATCTGCTCGCGGCCTTGCGCTGGCTGCCGCCGGGCAGCCTGACTCCGGTGCTGCCGATGGGCGACGGCTACCGACTCGTGCGGCTTCACGAAGTATATCCGAAAGGCACGCAACTCAGTCTCGACGCCGTCCGTCTGGAGATTCGGGAACAGTTGCTGGTGGAGCAGAGTCAAAGAAGACAGGAGCGCTGGCTGACCGAATTGCGCAGCCGCTATCAGCCGCGCCTCGCGAAAGTAACCCAATCACAATGATTCGATTTGTTTTAGCTATTCTGCTTGCCGTCTCGCTGGTCTCGCGCGCCGAAGAGGTGATAGACCGCATTCTTGCCGTTGTGGACAACGAGATAATTCTCGAGTCCGAGGTGTTGCAGTATCTTCAATACTCACTTGGCGCATCAGGGAAGCTTGAGAGTCTGTCCGAAGCTCAAATGGATTCACTGGGCAAACTCGTGCTCGAAGACTTGATCGCGCAGAAGCTGTTGTTAACGCGTGCGCGAGCCGATTCGGTCACGGTGTCGCAAAAAGAGGTGGATCGCGAGTTAGACATTCGCATGAGCAATTTGATTGATCAGGTGGGCGGACAGGAAAAGCTCGAATCGTATTACGGTATGCCGCTGCCGAAGATCAAGCGGCAGTTCCGCTCACTCGTCGAAGAGACGCTGTTAATCGAGCGCATCCGGCGTCAGCGGTTGTCGAATATTCGCGTGACGCGCAGCGAAGTGCTGGCGTTTTGGGACTCAGTCAAGGATTCGATTCCTCCGTTGCGTGATGCGATACGGCTTTCGCACATTTTGTTGCAGGACCGCGTCTCGCAGTCTTCGATTGACGCCACAATTGCGCGCGCGGATTCCGCACGGCAGGAAATCGTCTCCGGCAGGATGACGTTTGAAGAGTTCGCATCGCGCTACTCGGAGGATCCCGGCACGGCGGCACGCGGCGGCAAACTCGGGACGACACACCGCGGCGACCTTGTGCCGGAATATGAAGCGGTCGCTTATGCGCTGGAGCCCGGCGAGATCAGCGAGCCGGTGGTAACTCAGTTCGGCGTGCATCTGATACGGTTGAACGAGCGCACAGGCGAGAAGATCAACACGGATCACATACTTTTCAAAGTGGTACCTGCGGCAGCGGATCAGCAGCAGACGATGGCGGACGGCAAAGCATTGACAGAGCGGTTGCGCGGGGGGGCGGATTTTGTGGAGCTTGCGCTGAATTTGTCCGCCGACACGAAGACGGCGGCGAACGGCGGGGATCTCGGATGGTTCAGTCCGGCCGAATTGCCCGACGAATTCCGCAAGCCGCTCGAAGGAAAGCTGAAAGGCGAAGTCACGGAACCGTTCCGCACGGATTTCGGAGTGCACGTGCTGAAAGTGACGGATCGTGTGTACTCACGCAAGATATCGCTCGAGGAGGACTACAATCGTATCGAGCAGCTTGCGCTGGCCAGAAAGCAGGAAGAAGAATTCAGGAAGTGGATAGAGAAGATTGCCGCGGAGACTTACGTTCAGCGCAAGTAACGGCAGAAGCGACCGACAATTCAAAGCCCCTCATCGGAGGGGCTTTTTCGTAATCAAGGAGAACGAAACAGCTTCAGGATTTCTTGTCGCTCTTGCGATATTGAATAACATGCGCCTTTTCTTCCGTCACGAGTGCACCGCACTGCGCGGATTCAATGAGTTCGCCAACGCGCTTGACGAAGGCATCAACTTTTTCGACGGAGTCGACAAATT
Encoded here:
- a CDS encoding GNAT family N-acetyltransferase — its product is MDILTAATPEQLRRVFPVMRELRPHLSEENFVEQVQRQAQAHGYILIYVEDAQGEPCAAAGYRPTEMLHWGKVLYIDDLVTAEQARERGAAGHLFNYIVELARTQNCDAVHLDSGTHSGRWAAHRFYHKRGMSITSYHFVLNLKTK
- a CDS encoding peptidylprolyl isomerase yields the protein MQRLMTALSLLAILLAAGCGSKEPYVAKVGNSIISEDSYRKAMTTQFRSDENIQQRTLDERKKVARDMALEEAKYLEGLARKYDQNTEIAQNVENTARRKALDLLYQEKVINEVISEASLREYYNNSAKEVSARHILVKKSAADTSEADRQRLKGRIDSIKTAINGGLSFKEAAALLSEDATTARDSGDLGWFPWGRMVDEFQKAAWAAKPNELAGPVESPFGWHLIWVDSTREVQGRPPFEKMKDDLMLRMREAEGQKLSDRARDYVNKLHDEYKLVIDESTTKDFVTKLQDPQMSLNKELGPMFTQEEKDRVAATHKLGKVTVNDMIEKVGGNAYRVDWKNPQSVKDLIHAIVEPAFLEDVAEKEGFTKRAKNDPDVKAQQRSAIIRLVDKVEIADKLDQSEDADRAYYERNLQDFVQPETRTIREIFIKEDSTKAARVLARAKQGEDFQKLAWQFNEKESTKRDSGRIGPFEEKRFGLIGSAAFRLSKPGEISDLVKIGKNFSIVQLIDVFPSRTKTWEEAKSDARRENRVARTKTLTEELEKMLLARYPITVDEEKLAAMWPLPAERKERAARDQ
- a CDS encoding peptidyl-prolyl cis-trans isomerase; protein product: MINRVLLMAAFVLLSVGCTPSEQSDVIAEVGSRRLTRAEFEFWAEKPYEKASEAERIAVVSEWVDLSMLEQAAEAAGLLDDPVVQQRSRKMLANYYRATLLAREPQPEINDSLITAYYKEHEGEFKRPSDSYLIEGFWCESEDSLKVFRRALEKADTSQLRSGFVIWEGKWLAETSELEDNLLAALRWLPPGSLTPVLPMGDGYRLVRLHEVYPKGTQLSLDAVRLEIREQLLVEQSQRRQERWLTELRSRYQPRLAKVTQSQ
- a CDS encoding peptidylprolyl isomerase: MIRFVLAILLAVSLVSRAEEVIDRILAVVDNEIILESEVLQYLQYSLGASGKLESLSEAQMDSLGKLVLEDLIAQKLLLTRARADSVTVSQKEVDRELDIRMSNLIDQVGGQEKLESYYGMPLPKIKRQFRSLVEETLLIERIRRQRLSNIRVTRSEVLAFWDSVKDSIPPLRDAIRLSHILLQDRVSQSSIDATIARADSARQEIVSGRMTFEEFASRYSEDPGTAARGGKLGTTHRGDLVPEYEAVAYALEPGEISEPVVTQFGVHLIRLNERTGEKINTDHILFKVVPAAADQQQTMADGKALTERLRGGADFVELALNLSADTKTAANGGDLGWFSPAELPDEFRKPLEGKLKGEVTEPFRTDFGVHVLKVTDRVYSRKISLEEDYNRIEQLALARKQEEEFRKWIEKIAAETYVQRK